The window CGGAATGCCCCTAGGCCTAGCATGGCCGTGCCGAGGAACGCGGGTGTCGGTGTAAGAAAAAATACCATGGCGCCAGGAGGGCAAAGTAGTCACTTTCTTCTGATGGAGTGGCCTTCAAATGACACGGGATTCTGCGCGAGATAAATGGAGCATGATGAACGTGGATCTCGGTGACAACTCCCCGAAGTCCATAGGCCATCAACCCCACTCTTCCTAATCTAGCCTAGCTCACCGCTAACCCCACAATCAGAATTATCCCCTACAGGAGTCGTCGGGGGTGGTCAACATAGCTAGGATAGACCATTCTCGACACAATTGCTATGTGGGAGACTGATATCAGAATCCATCGTCACTAGTTATAGAAGAATTGTCATAAAGATTCATCATCCTTGCACAGCGTGTTGGTTTTGCCCTCAGGAGATGCTAGAACTCCCGGACTTTTCTTCAATCATTACTAGTACAGAAGCGAACAATCATCAGTACCACCGCAAGAATAACGATAAaaatcatcatcgtcatAATCTTGATACTAATAAAAGATCCCTAGGGAACGACTGAGAGTACCTGCGGAGGTTTTGGTCCCCACAGCGCACCCACTCTGCGACCTCCCGTTGTGTTGGTTTTCTCTGtctttctcatcctccacaaCAGTCCTGCCTCAAGAGAGGCACCGTGTCGTCCAGCAACACTAGCTACGCCCTACGCCGCAATAACACGTGCCGGTGAGCAATTTTGCGCCAACTCATGGGGCACCATGCACTCGTGTTGCCTAGACGGTTCCTACTGCTATGATTTCAATACTAGCACCCGCAACACGATCTGCTGCCCTATCGGTCTTAACTGCACCGCTATTCTACAGAGCAACCCGTTCTGTGCGAAACCCTATTGGGATCTCTACAATAATGATAGCATGTTTTGTTGCGAGCAGCAGGGCTACGGATTCTACGTCGACGGTGCCGTCTGGGTCGGCTGCGCTAGTCAGACTTATTCTGGCACTGACGATCAGTTGCTCAGCATTACTCCAGAGTGGTGAGTGACATACTAAGCACAATAAGGATGCCCTAAACAAGGTGCTGACGGGAGCCTTTTAGGAACGTCAACGACCACTACGATGGTAGCCTTACCATCACCAATATTACAAGTAACAAGCTGGTCATACTGTACTATAAGTGGATACAGTCTTTCGGCCAATGCTAGCTCCTTATGATAAATAGTATTGTCTTCTTGTTCCCGCTCGTTCTGATATTTAGGGGTGAAACCACGTGATACAGAACGTGCGTTTCCCTTGTCAAGCTTCTTTTTTATAGCTTCTGAGAGCATCTTCTTTCGACTGGCTGGAACAAAGATAAATTGGAAATGCAGATCGGACAAGCACCCTCTTTGCGCTACGCTGATTACTGGGATGCCGGACGTGTGCTTGACTATTTCGCGTGGAACGCGGCTCAGTTTAAGGGAGGCTCTTTTATGTTTGATTATCTTGAGAGCACTGTCGAAGGAGATGTCGATATGGAAGACAGGATTGGGGCCCTGCAGCAGCTACAACACGGGGCTGTCGTGATGCGTATTATCCTGGTGCATACCATACTTGAGAATGCCGCAAAAACAGGTCTATTTGGACTCCTCGGTGATGCGCCCATCCAAGTAGTCGATATATTTGACGAATCAAGACTGGATGCTTTATTTGAATTTGCAGAGAAATGTGAGTCCGACGCAAAGGGATCTATTACTAGGAGGCAAGACTTTCACAGAGACTCTTCGGAATCAGTCCAGATAGTCCTGAAGGATAAGCTTGCCGACACATTCGGAGCCCAAGCTGCTCAGAAACTATCTTCGATCTACCCAGCCATCATGTTCAGACTTTGCACACATTGGTGCAACCATTCCTTCGGAAACTCTCAACGGGCTCGCGATATTGCCAATATTGGTATTGGCAATGGAGGGCATTCACAGACCGGAGCCGGTCAAAAATTTAAGTCTTTCATGGAGTACTTAAACATGAGATGAGCTTGAAGAATAGAATCGAATCGAATCCATATCGAAGGAGTGCCCTCCATAGAATAGTCCGAAAACCTGGCAGATTCTGAAAAGTCAAAGGCCTTGACTTAACAGACTCCGTATACTGTCAGGCATGGTCAAGATTGTTGGGTTCATGGACCTTTTGAAGCTACGCGATCTATATGTAAGGGACGGAGAGTTGATCTTCGCCCTTCTCACTGCTTTTTCATCGACATTGACCTTCGATTTTGCTCCTCCGCACCAACACCTTCCTGTATATAGGATAGTATTTAACCTATGGTACAAGGTCAAGACTAGAAATCATTCTTTCTATATTCTAAAAGTAGTTTAGTGTGTCTTAGCATTAGGGGTTGAGAAACAATGAAAGAGAgtaggtggtgacaccgATTTCCGGAAGTACTATACCATGCTCATGTTGCAGAGATTCCTAAAGCCAGATTAATAGCGTAACAATGCAGAATGCCAAAGACTTCAAGTCATCATATCATCGTAACTAATCAGAATAAGGATTTAAAGTCATACAAGAATAAGTCCACCGGCAAGAAATAAATCATCAATCCCTATTGTGCAATGCCACATGTCGGCAACCAGATTCGCGAAACACCATAGGCGCCGCTGCTTGGCCTGTGCAAAAATTGGAAAGAAGCTGCCCCAAACCAAGGCAGATCGAAGATAGAAAACCCCATGAACAAAATATCTCGTCCCCACGAGCGCTGAATCCCACCGGCAAAACAAAATGCTCTCACCCATTGAGCCCAAATGCAATTGATGCTGACGCATAAAATgtgaaaaaaagaaatcaaagCCATGCAAAAACTTccccagaaacaaaaaccGAAGACCGAAACTCCATATCAATGCAAGTGGACAAGACGGGCCGTCTACCGAATGGTGCCCCATTCAGCAAGCTTGCTGCCCTCGCGACGAGTGTCTCGAGTAGCCCTCTTGTCGAAGATTTTCCAGAAACGTAGGGTCTCATCGCCAGCGCCCGTCACAACCGTTTGGCCGTCTGGGCTCATGGCGAGGTACAAGACACGGAAGGTGTGGCCGGTCAGAGAAACAATCTGCTCCATGCGCGGGTACTTCCAGATGACAATTTGGTTCTGACTGTAGCCGTGCGTGCTGATGATCTCGTCCGAGTTCTTGGACCAAGAAAGATTGCACACCTGGCTGCCGGTGTCAACCTCCTTGATCATCGAACCGGTCGACGTGTTCCAGAATTTGATCGTGCGATCGGCCGTACCACCACCCGAGGCAAgcaggtggtgctggtgcgGGGACCACGCGATGGCTTTGACGGCGGCGCTGTGGTCGGAAAAGCGAAAGAGGGGAGTCTCGTTCAGCTTGTCCCACACCATCAACTTGTTGTCGTTGCCACCAGATGCCAATTGACCATCTTCCGTGTTCCACTTCAATCCGCAGACTTCTTGCTTATGACCAGAGAGTCGACGTATGTACTGATCAGGGGACCGGACATCTCGGTGATAGATCAGACGATCGCGAGACCCCGATGTGAGGATGTGGTCGTTCCACGCCAGTGCCCCAACACGATTCGTATGGCCAATCATCGTCCGAAGTCGACGACAATGCTCCGCATCCCAAATTTGCACGAGACCTTTGCCTGTACCAATTGCGAGATGTGTACCCTGGAATGAAGGTTAGTTACGGGTGCCGTTCACCAAAGGACGAATCTGCTTACCCTCTGAATCCAGCTGACACTGGTGACCGTGTCATCTTTGAGCTCGCAGAGCTTTGTCACCCGGCCTGACTGGGAATTCCACATGTACACCGAATTGGCCAACCCCACACCCAACACATTGCTGCTTCCCCAGTCGACCAAGTTGAGATAGAAATCATCCTGCAGGTCTGGCGCATCCAGGACCTTGTAGGGTACCTTGTTCACGTAGCGGGGCTGTTTGCGCGGTGTCTCGAGGATCCGTTGGCTGTCATAGCGAATAGGTGAGAGGCTGTACAGCTCCGATCGAACATTCAGGTTTGGTCCATGGTGGCTTCGAGGGGTCTTGGAGGGAGTCGGGTGGGCGGAGCCAGACCGGGTCGGGCCGTAGTTGAAGAGATTCTTGTGTGGCGTAGATGGAGTGATGCTTGCCGGGGGCACGTTGGCAACCACATGAGAGGGAGGGGTGTGAGATCGGGTCTTGTCATTGATGCCATTGCTGAAGCCGAGGAGCGGATCGGGTGAAGTTGAGTTCAGGTCCGGCTGTGGGACAGTACTGCCAAACAATTCGCTGCGCAAAACTCGAGAAAAGGTCCGATTTGCTTCCTCCGCTGTAGATGGGGTCAGTCAACCAGAAGACCAGTGAAAACAACCAGTAGACACAAACTCTTTTGGAAATGGAGCTCCGAGTGGGGGGTCCGTCTCTTTGTTTTGGAGGGGGTTGAAGGGCAGCCATCCTCATGCAACAGGCTGAAGGTTGCCTGCAAGTCTTGCCCATCACGGTTAGGAATGAATCTGGTGTTCTGTTAGTTTCTGACCCTTGCGATCCAGCCGAAACCATCACATACCGATCTCCATACACCCGCTGCCTCTTGCGGCAAGGGCTCGTGCCTGGAGTTCGCTCCCGACGACGTCCTGCCTCATCATAGTCCTTTAGCGCCCGGGAAAGGGCACCCGCATCCACCGGTTCTGACCCTTCTAGCGGTCTTTGCTGATTTGGCTGGTTGGCTGGAAACAGGATCGTTCGCTTTGATGGCATGCTTGGTGGTGTCTTGGAGCCGGGGGGTGATACGATGTTTGAGGGTTGTGCGCGCTCATTCAACTTGGCTGCTGTGCCGCTGCCATCCGATTTCACCTCCCTGGCCTGAGATCGGTCGGCCATGGCAACGATGGCTGACGGTCTCCCGAAGCCCAGAAATGCTGATCGTCTGATCAAAAGGATGCCACAGGGTGCATGTGCAAGGTTGAATCGGGCTCAGAACGATGGTGTATTTGAAGCGCGCTTGTGTTTATGTCCAGGAGACGAGGGGGCCGGCGAGTCCCAGCCACAGCGGTTGCAGGGAAGGGGGGGTGAGTGGTAGAGCCAGATTGTAGGACACAGTGGAGCAGAGTATGTTCAGAGAGAATAATGAGAGCAAAAAAAGACTGGGAGGCAAGCAGTGATGGTGTTGATTGATGTTGCTGGGCTTTGTCTTGTCCGGTGACGGGATCGAAGGGCGCTCTCCCGGTCACGCGTCACGCTAACCCGATCTAGCAGTCCTCACTTGGGCAACACAATCATCTAGTGTAGGAGTGTGGAGGTCGGATCTCTAGATCTCACAAAGACCCTGCCTAATATTATTATCACCGCGTGGGCAGCATTGTTCACATCCAAACGGTGGCTTTATGGTGTCACAAAGTCCGCTGTATTTGGAACCAGTGTGGTAAACAAAGACCTCACAACACGCGTTGGCAGTTTCGGAGTGTCTGGTCCACTCATCTGGATGTGTAGAGCATCTCTATCGACTAGTTCGGTCCGTGGGGGTCGGATCTGTCTCATCGGTTGCCCAGACGCGACCGGTCTGTCGTCCCCACGCGCCCCGACGCGCAGAAGCTTGGGCCCGAACGACGTACGCCAATCAGTTCAGCCAGGATGCTTATTATGTGGTTTCTACGGTAATCACAACAACTCACTACTAATTATGACCAAACCAGGTAGACTCGGCTAATTGATTCCTACCACTGGCTAAGTGAACTACTAAGTCGCTATCTCCCTAACCAGCACGAGGAAAGGATTAAGCGGCGACTCCGCAGTCACCGCccaccacttcttcttcttcaatgCGCATCCGCTGGCCATTTGCCGTCTCCCCCCTGCACCGCTCATACACCACCATGCCTTCTAAACAGCCTGCCAAGGACTTCCTGTCCTTTGTCAATGCCTCTCCCACCCGTATGTCTTCCCTCACTTAGCCTTAATGGGAGCCAATTGACCTCGTTTCAGCTTTTCATGCGGTCCAGTCCGCCAAAGAGCTCCTCACCAAGGGCGGTttccaggagatcaaggTATGTGATGTGGGCCAGCATATGATCATGAAGCTTATAGTTGGTCTAGGAAAAAGAATCATGGGCATCCACCTGCAAGCCCGGCGGCAAGTACTACCTGACTCGGAATACCACCACTCTGATTGCTTTTGCCATCGGCCAACAATGGAAGGTATGAAGACACCTGTAGATTCTAGATAAAGTTGCTGACAACAATCCAGCCGGGGAATTCCATCTCCATGATCGGTGCCCACACTGACTCCCCGGTGCTGCGGGTCAAGCCTGTGAGCAACAAGCGGGGTGAGGGCTTTGTGCAGGTCGGGGTCGAAACCTACGGTGGAGGCATCTGGCACACCTGTAGGCGAACCCAATTAATTGCCTTGAATTGGTCTTGATCATAATTAACATTCTTAGGGTTTGATCGCGATCTTGGTGTCGCGGGCCGTGTGATGACACGGGCCAAGGACGGCTCGATTGTGCAAAAATTGGTCAAAATTGACCGGCCCAGTATGTGAAcatcctttttttttttttttacaGGATGATCATGACCTAATGTCGCAGTTCTTCGCATTCCGACTCTGGCTATTCATCTGGACCGTCAGGAGACTTTTGCTTTCAACAAGGAGACCCAGTTGTTCCCCATTGCCGGCCTGGTGGCCGCAGAGCTCAACCGGACTGGCAAACCGGAggccaccgagaccgagaaggaggacgatgaaTACAGCCCCTTGAAGTCCATGACGCAGCGCCACCACCCGTACTTTGTGGAGCTgatcgccgccgaggccggAGTCCAGGCCGAGGATATTCTGGACTTTGAGATGATCCTCTTCGACACGCAAAAGTCGTGTCTCGGTGGCCTGTTGGAGGAATTCATCTTTTCTCCCCGTCTGGACAACCTGAACTGCACCTATTGTGCAACGGTGGGACTCATCGACTCCGTCGCAGACAAGTCGGCACTAGACAACGAGTCCGCCATCCGTCTGATCGCGCTGTTTGACCACGAGGAGATTGGCAGCCGCACCGCCCAGGGCGCCGACTCGAACATTCTTCCGGCCATCATTCGGCGTCTGTCAGTGCTGCCGTCCACTGTCTCCAAGGACGAGGACCTCTCGACTGCCTACGAGCAAACCCTGTCGACCTCGTTCCTGGTGTCTGCCGACATGTCCCACTCGGTCAACCCCAACTACGCAGCCAAGTACGAGTCGGACCACAAGCCGGAGATGAACAAGGGGCCCGTGATCAAGATTAATGCTAACGCGCGCTATGCGACGAACGCCCCGGGGATTGTACTGCTGCAGGAAGTGGCCCGCAAGACGACGGAGAAGAGCGGCGAGCCCCTGCCGCTGCAGCTGTTCGTTGTTCGCAACGATTCGAGCTGTGGCAGCACCATTGGCCCGATGCTGTCTGCGGCACTGGGTTCTCGGACCCTGGATCTGGGCAATCCGCAGCTGAGCATGCACAGCATTCGCGAGACGGGCGGCACCTATGATGTCGGGCATGCCATCCGGCTGTTCACGGGCTTCTTCACGCACTACTCGGAGCTGTCCACGACGATTTTCGTGGATTAAATCCACGCAGAATGACACCCATAGCATGACACGCAATCACCCTTTTAGTGTTCCTTATTTTCTTGTCTTGTAGATGGTCACTTCCCTCCGTACTATAGATGCTGGCGTCGGCCCGAGATAACTCCGCCCCGTCCCCCCCCAGTGAACTCGGCCCCATTATGACAGTCCACCATCACCTCTCCTTCCCCGGCCGGATCGCCAACTCCCCATGACCCTCTATGACAGAACCGGATGTTGCCTTTCGAGATGCGGAATACATCGCTGACGTGTCCGGCATTTCCTATGGCCCGGACGCACCGGCGTCGGCCCAGCAGCACAACCGCCGCGTCAGAAAGGCGCAGACTACAGCGAAAGTCGCCTTCATCGATCGCCTGCTGCGCGATCTCGACGTGCTGATCTACTGTGAACTATCGGCGCTATATTACATGGAGTGAGCAGCCTACTCCTCCAATTGATCTCTTCTGTTAAGTTAACTAACGACGGTACAGCTGCTCcgtcatcctcttcgccGTCCGCGCCGTCGTCgagctcatcttcttcacccccAAAGCATCCCCCTTCGATCCCACGCGCAACCAGCCCTATATCGGCGCTATAATTGCCAGCAACCTCTTCTGTATGATCTTCCATGCGTTCTTCATTCGCCCCGAGGCCGGCGAAGACACCCGTGGCTATCTCCATGGAGGACTCTTCATCGACTTCATCGGGCAGGCCCCAGTTCCTATTTTTCGACTTCTTTCGTTTGATATCTTGATCTTTTTGCTCGATTTTGTCATGCTGGGTTTGATTGTTGAGCGGGTGAAGCTGGTTGGGCCGACTGaaaccaacaccaacactactactactacctCTAACACTCCTGCCAACGCCAACGCAACAAATATAACAACGAACAACGAAAATACAAATACAAACACAGATGCGGACACACAGTCCCCGCAACAGGAccacgacgccgaggaaCGCGGTATACTCCGAGAAACGAGCAAtaccgaagaagaagcagacaCAACAACCCCTGTGGTGGAtgtcgacgaagacaacaTTGATGAAGAACGAACAACCCTCCTAGCAGATCCTGGCGAAGATGAAGCTCCATCCAGCGGACGCAACACCCATCCACTCGACCAGTTTGCCTCGGGCCAGGCCGTGATCCTAGACATGGGGTTGTGGGATATCCTGCGCGATCAATGGCAGTACTCGACCGCGCCCAGGCGGCCATCGGGGTACATGCCAACACCTGAAACGGCGACGTTTCTGCGCCAGCGGTTCGGTCTCCAGGTCGGGACTGATGGGCGGATTGTCAGGGTTGATCGGGAATAATCATGAATGGCTTCTTGCATTCTTATACTCTAGGTTCTCAATGCATGACATGACACCTATTAATGATAACTGAACTCATATTCCCAGTAGTTCCTACATACCCCGGAATAACCATAAAACCGATACAGATGTAGATAGTATGGTTCGAACGCTTTGTAGTGGTTATTCAATCTTCGACTTACTTCCCATTCCCACCCTTCGCCTCACCTTTCTTAGCCCTCCGATCCAGAATCTCATCTACGACGCCCAACTCCAGCGCCTCCTGAGCACCCATGAAATAATCTCTCTCCATGAGTTTCTCAATATCGTCGAGGGACAActccttcttgccattgagATGTGTCTTGTATATCTGATTCAGCTGCTTGCGCAcgcgcaggatctccttCGCGTGGATGGCGATATCCGTCGCTTGCCCCATGTAGCCGCCCGAAGGCTGGTGCACCATGATTGTGGAGTGCGGGAGACAGTATCGCTTGCCCGGGTGGCCGCCGCATAATAGGAGCGAGCCCATGGAGGCGGCTTGGCCGACGCAGATGGTTGAGACGGGGGAGGCGATGTAGGTCATTGTGTCGTAGATTGCGAGGCCTGGGATGGGTATGGTATTAACTTGATATATCAACAAGAGTATGGGGGAGTGGGAGATATACCGGCTGTCACGGAGCCGCCGGGCGAGTTGATGTACATGTGGATTGGTTTCTCGGGGTTATCggcttcgaggaagaggagctgTGCGAcgatggaggcggagacggccCCGTCCACCTCGCCCTCGAGATAGATAATGCGTTCCTGGATGATGGTCAGCGAGTGGAACCGTCTGGCTGAAACAGTATACTCGGGTGCTTACCTTGAGTAATCGGGAGAAGATATCGGCTTGATCAGTAGGTTAGCTTCGCGCGCCAATCGAGCTTCTGGGGATGGTAGCAAACAAACATACAGGTCTGCCAGCCACCGGCCTACACAGGACGATTAGCATGACCCCATAAAATGTAATGCAGACCCAGACTCACCACTGTCTCCGTTACAAAGGGCGTCGGTGCCCAGCTCTTTGGTGGCGCCGCAGTTAGCGAGGGCGCGCTGGTTGAGAGGCATCGCGGCAGCGTCGCAGCCGGACGTAGTGAGGATATGGAAGTGGGACGGATAAGGCGACTGAGGCCAGAGAGGGAGCCTGCCCGCATGGTCAtggttggtggagggaaggagggtaAAGTAGTTTGGAGTTGGAGagtcggagaagaagcggtgCGATAAATGGGTCGATCGGCGCTGATATGGGAGCTCCGACTGCCATTGTGCTTCTCTTTGCAACACTGCTATTTTGTCTCACTTTATAAGAATTAGTCTGGTAGGATAGGGAGCTACACTCTGAATACCTCTTCCTTTCTATTTTGTCTGTCTTTCACGGTCCAATGCTTCTCCGCAAATCTCGGCCTCTGATTGGCGCAAGCTCAACTTCCTCAACACAAgcaacttcttcttcctctccttctcctcaacaTGGAGTGCGCCAACCAAATATCTTTCGCGACATGGCGCCTGCGCCTATTCCAGCAACTGGTCGCACCGCATATCCATCACATACGGACTCGCCACTCCTCTCGCCGCATctcaacctcgacctcctcgcgAACCGATTCCGCCGATTCAGTCCCTCCCTCCAAGCGACTCCCCCAATCTCCTCTCCTCACACACCCTCTCAATAAATCCCAGCGTCCTCCCAAACTACGTCCAGACCGAGAATACTACAAACAGGCCTTTGACGAGCTCAATAAGAACCCTTGGGCCCTCGCGCTGGCCTCCCCACCACGCCTATGCTCCATAACCGGCGCACGACTGCCGCGCGATCTGCTGGGGGAATGGGGCTTAGTGGAACAGCCCGAGACAGAGCAGCTATACCTTCTGCCAGTGGGGTTGCTTAAGGACTCGCTTGGCAATGACCCTCAATCCCCTCCGGCATCATCGTCTCCAACCCGCCAGCTTATTCTCCGCATCCTGGATTTCATGCCGTTACTGAAATCCCTGAGCGGCCCATGGGTGAGGGTAGGCCGGGGCAAGAAATTAGTTCTTCCGCGGATCTTGCCCTACCGTTGGAAGCATCCGCAGGGACCGATCACGTCACGCGAAGAGAGTCTCATGGCCTGGAGGGATGATGCGGCGGAGTTTACGCTGCACCATATGCGAAATGAAGTGGTGAAGAGTCTCGACAAGGCTTGTCGCAAGTTCAAACGGCTGGATGGATCGGGTGCCGTGTGGAGGGATCTCGAGCTGCAGGATTTGTCGAATATTGCGCTTCAGAAGGCGTTGGGATCACTCGAGCCCTTTCATCGCATGGCATGTGGCGCGGTCCTGGTTTGTTCTTCCCAGGGAGCGGAGAATGAAACGCAGGAGGCTTTTATGGGCGCTGTCTCTCTCCCACAGACTCAGTCGAAAGTCCCTGTCTTTGATCTGTCGGTGCTTCTCTCCGAAACCGAGCTGCAGACACTCCAGGACTCGCATCCGCATTTCCACCATGCGGCGCTCTTTTTCAGACCGAGGGACGAGGTGTCCAATGAGGCAATGCTGTCTCTGTGGAAGATCAAGCGGTTTCTAGCCGTCGAAGATGAGCCTGATAGCCTCGCAGAAGCATAGCGGCTCGTATATCTAACCAACGATCTGTCTATATATATCTTCCCCAACATTTATGTATATCCAGCCAGGTCCGGCCCTCAAGACTCCGCGCCCAGCAGATCTGCCAGCTTATCCAGATAGGCCAGCGGCTTCACGGGCCCCGACACGAAATCCTCCTTGGAGCTCACCCCCGTCAGCACGCCCAGCGTCCCACCCAGCTGGCCCTCCAACCCAAACCGGATATCAGTATTCGCGCGGTCCCCAACCATGCACGCGCGACTGCGATCAAACTGAAACTTGCCCTCAATCGCATCCATCATCGCCTGACTCGGTTTGCCCAGCGCGACAGGATCCTGCCCCAGCATCATAATCAGCGGCGCGCTCATCGATCCCGCGCCGGGGAATAGCGTCCCCGAATTCGGCAGCGTCGAATCAATATTGGTCGCCAGGAAGACCGCCCCGCGCTTGATGTAGTGGAACGCCAGCGCGAGCTTGATATAATTCAAGTGGAAATCCAGCCCGACGAGCACGACTCCGACTTCCGGGTCGATCACAGACGGGTCCCCTGCCGCAATCTGCTTGTAGTCGTCGGCCGTCACGTCGCGCCGATAGGCCGGGTCCGTGCCGCCGATGAAGGGGACGTTCTCCGAGCGCAGCTCTTGCTCGATGCCGCtctcgccgatgacgaagactTTGCGCTTGTTGGCGGGGAGTTGCAGGATGCGCGAAATGTATATCGAGGAGCTGtaggaggaagagaagatttCTTCCTTGGGACTGCGTTAACTCGGACTCAGCCACAGCTGACCATAGCCTCACTTACTACGGTGCTCGGAATCCCTAGACCCTCTAACTTCTTCTTGTAATCGGCGCGAGACTTGGTGCTGTTATTCGTCACGAAAACGATTTGCTTCCCTAACGGACCGTTAGTTCCCCCGTGTCCCTCGATTGTGTGACATTGGGCAATGCGCACCTTTCTTCCGGAGCAATTCAAGCGTCTCAACCGTTCCCGGAAACAAGTGATCGCCGGACCAGAGGACGCCTAGTTATT of the Penicillium psychrofluorescens genome assembly, chromosome: 1 genome contains:
- a CDS encoding uncharacterized protein (ID:PFLUO_000368-T1.cds;~source:funannotate), whose protein sequence is MADRSQAREVKSDGSGTAAKLNERAQPSNIVSPPGSKTPPSMPSKRTILFPANQPNQQRPLEGSEPVDAGALSRALKDYDEAGRRRERTPGTSPCRKRQRVYGDRFIPNRDGQDLQATFSLLHEDGCPSTPSKTKRRTPHSELHFQKTEEANRTFSRVLRSELFGSTVPQPDLNSTSPDPLLGFSNGINDKTRSHTPPSHVVANVPPASITPSTPHKNLFNYGPTRSGSAHPTPSKTPRSHHGPNLNVRSELYSLSPIRYDSQRILETPRKQPRYVNKVPYKVLDAPDLQDDFYLNLVDWGSSNVLGVGLANSVYMWNSQSGRVTKLCELKDDTVTSVSWIQRGTHLAIGTGKGLVQIWDAEHCRRLRTMIGHTNRVGALAWNDHILTSGSRDRLIYHRDVRSPDQYIRRLSGHKQEVCGLKWNTEDGQLASGGNDNKLMVWDKLNETPLFRFSDHSAAVKAIAWSPHQHHLLASGGGTADRTIKFWNTSTGSMIKEVDTGSQVCNLSWSKNSDEIISTHGYSQNQIVIWKYPRMEQIVSLTGHTFRVLYLAMSPDGQTVVTGAGDETLRFWKIFDKRATRDTRREGSKLAEWGTIR
- a CDS encoding uncharacterized protein (ID:PFLUO_000367-T1.cds;~source:funannotate), whose product is MQIGQAPSLRYADYWDAGRVLDYFAWNAAQFKGGSFMFDYLESTVEGDVDMEDRIGALQQLQHGAVVMRIILVHTILENAAKTGLFGLLGDAPIQVVDIFDESRLDALFEFAEKCESDAKGSITRRQDFHRDSSESVQIVLKDKLADTFGAQAAQKLSSIYPAIMFRLCTHWCNHSFGNSQRARDIANIGIGNGGHSQTGAGQKFKSFMEYLNMR
- a CDS encoding uncharacterized protein (ID:PFLUO_000371-T1.cds;~source:funannotate), translating into MTMRAGSLSGLSRLIRPTSISSLRPAATLPRCLSTSAPSLTAAPPKSWAPTPFVTETVAGGWQTSDIFSRLLKERIIYLEGEVDGAVSASIVAQLLFLEADNPEKPIHMYINSPGGSVTAGLAIYDTMTYIASPVSTICVGQAASMGSLLLCGGHPGKRYCLPHSTIMVHQPSGGYMGQATDIAIHAKEILRVRKQLNQIYKTHLNGKKELSLDDIEKLMERDYFMGAQEALELGVVDEILDRRAKKGEAKGGNGK
- a CDS encoding uncharacterized protein (ID:PFLUO_000370-T1.cds;~source:funannotate), with translation MTEPDVAFRDAEYIADVSGISYGPDAPASAQQHNRRVRKAQTTAKVAFIDRLLRDLDVLIYCELSALYYMDCSVILFAVRAVVELIFFTPKASPFDPTRNQPYIGAIIASNLFCMIFHAFFIRPEAGEDTRGYLHGGLFIDFIGQAPVPIFRLLSFDILIFLLDFVMLGLIVERVKLVGPTETNTNTTTTTSNTPANANATNITTNNENTNTNTDADTQSPQQDHDAEERGILRETSNTEEEADTTTPVVDVDEDNIDEERTTLLADPGEDEAPSSGRNTHPLDQFASGQAVILDMGLWDILRDQWQYSTAPRRPSGYMPTPETATFLRQRFGLQVGTDGRIVRVDRE
- a CDS encoding uncharacterized protein (ID:PFLUO_000369-T1.cds;~source:funannotate); this translates as MPSKQPAKDFLSFVNASPTPFHAVQSAKELLTKGGFQEIKEKESWASTCKPGGKYYLTRNTTTLIAFAIGQQWKPGNSISMIGAHTDSPVLRVKPVSNKRGEGFVQVGVETYGGGIWHTWFDRDLGVAGRVMTRAKDGSIVQKLVKIDRPILRIPTLAIHLDRQETFAFNKETQLFPIAGLVAAELNRTGKPEATETEKEDDEYSPLKSMTQRHHPYFVELIAAEAGVQAEDILDFEMILFDTQKSCLGGLLEEFIFSPRLDNLNCTYCATVGLIDSVADKSALDNESAIRLIALFDHEEIGSRTAQGADSNILPAIIRRLSVLPSTVSKDEDLSTAYEQTLSTSFLVSADMSHSVNPNYAAKYESDHKPEMNKGPVIKINANARYATNAPGIVLLQEVARKTTEKSGEPLPLQLFVVRNDSSCGSTIGPMLSAALGSRTLDLGNPQLSMHSIRETGGTYDVGHAIRLFTGFFTHYSELSTTIFVD
- a CDS encoding uncharacterized protein (ID:PFLUO_000373-T1.cds;~source:funannotate); this encodes MSYPASTTTPLYLTGNQAGLKEFLDKFDVGARSPECECVLWSGDHLFPGTVETLELLRKKGKQIVFVTNNSTKSRADYKKKLEGLGIPSTVEEIFSSSYSSSIYISRILQLPANKRKVFVIGESGIEQELRSENVPFIGGTDPAYRRDVTADDYKQIAAGDPSVIDPEVGVVLVGLDFHLNYIKLALAFHYIKRGAVFLATNIDSTLPNSGTLFPGAGSMSAPLIMMLGQDPVALGKPSQAMMDAIEGKFQFDRSRACMVGDRANTDIRFGLEGQLGGTLGVLTGVSSKEDFVSGPVKPLAYLDKLADLLGAES
- a CDS encoding uncharacterized protein (ID:PFLUO_000372-T1.cds;~source:funannotate), with protein sequence MECANQISFATWRLRLFQQLVAPHIHHIRTRHSSRRISTSTSSRTDSADSVPPSKRLPQSPLLTHPLNKSQRPPKLRPDREYYKQAFDELNKNPWALALASPPRLCSITGARLPRDLLGEWGLVEQPETEQLYLLPVGLLKDSLGNDPQSPPASSSPTRQLILRILDFMPLLKSLSGPWVRVGRGKKLVLPRILPYRWKHPQGPITSREESLMAWRDDAAEFTLHHMRNEVVKSLDKACRKFKRLDGSGAVWRDLELQDLSNIALQKALGSLEPFHRMACGAVLVCSSQGAENETQEAFMGAVSLPQTQSKVPVFDLSVLLSETELQTLQDSHPHFHHAALFFRPRDEVSNEAMLSLWKIKRFLAVEDEPDSLAEA